From one Montipora capricornis isolate CH-2021 chromosome 10, ASM3666992v2, whole genome shotgun sequence genomic stretch:
- the LOC138019455 gene encoding dynein light chain roadblock-type 2-like isoform X2, translating into METVKGRGNTSNGEKKSVNSVTKKKSEVEELLKRIQGHKGVIGIIIVNNEGIPIRTTLDNSTTVQYAGLIHSLTSKARSTVRDIDPQNDLTFLRVRSKKHEIMIAPDKEYLMIVIQNPSAQ; encoded by the exons GAGACTGTTAAAGGAAGAGGGAACACAAGCAATGGG GAAAAGAAATCTGTAAACAGTGTCACAAAGAAGAAG TCTGAAGTCGAGGAATTACTGAAGAGAATTCAGGGCCATAAAGGCGTTATAGGGATAATCATCGTCAACAACGAAG GAATTCCCATCCGAACGACTTTGGATAACTCAACAACTGTTCAGTATGCTGGATTGATCCATTCACTGACATCTAAAGCGCGAAGCACTGTCCGAGACATTGATCCACAG aatgATTTAACATTCCTCAGGGTTCGTTCAAAGAAACATGAAATCATGATCGCTCCTG ACAAAGAGTACCTGATGATTGTTATTCAGAATCCATCTGCTCAGTAG
- the LOC138019452 gene encoding transmembrane protein 198-like — protein sequence MIKSLLSVLFPPLRTLIIVFLWTSVTSANNAPLNDTNTRNGSEPHLKSFSCEWSDLDFPITFGPGIAASLCVLIGGFHVLFGFKYQRITLFATGFSSAALLTYLICSIRSTLEVQYVLLITAAIGVFGGILCTTVIFCGLFSSGIVAGFCVTMAFLFGLASLHAYQSLSVPLGVIISISVVVAGANVWWKRVVLILTSSVYGAALIMGGVDYFIEDMRFLHHIWQKVFIAEITGRPCFFSWISFGVWPLMTLIGFLVQFLKTGKKPPKPQKDFLNKHYSMGSPFYSAPDQDDIEMTELLMEQGQASLTPSQTMEHTPKGSSLLLEDYYPSVHLIDRIPE from the exons ATG attaaaagtctgctGTCTGTTTTATTCCCACCACTGCGAACGTTAATAATTGTTTTCCTCTGGACGTCTGTGACCTCGGCGAACAACGCGCCATTGAACGATACGAATACACGAAACGGAAGTGAACCTCATCTTAAATCTTTCAGTTGCGAATGGAGCGATCTGGATTTTCCCATTACATTTGGACCAGGGATAGCAGCTTCGTTATGTGTGCTGATCGGAGGATTTCACGTACTTTTCG GTTTCAAGTATCAAAGAATAACTCTTTTTGCCACTGGATTCTCATCTGCCGCACTTCTTACCTACTTGATATGTTCAATACGAAGTACCCTTGAAGTGCAATATGTTCTCCTAATCACAGCAGCAATTGGTGTCTTTGGAGGGATCCTTTGTACAACTGTAATTTTTTGCGGACTCTTTTCAAGTGGAATTGTTGCTGGTTTCTGTGTGACAATGGCATTTCTTTTTGGTTTAGCATCCTTGCATGCATACCAATCGCTTTCAGTGCCCCTGGGTGTGATAATCAGTATCAGCGTTGTTGTGGCAGGGGCAAATGTTTGGTGGAAGCGGGTTGTTCTGATTTTAACATCATCGGTTTATGGTGCAGCATTAATAATGGGAGGAGTGGACTACTTCATCGAGGACATGCGTTTCCTTCATCATATCTGGCAGAAAGTTTTCATTGCGGAAATTACAGGAAGACCTTGTTTCTTTTCATGGATTTCCTTTGGGGTTTGGCCTCTTATGACTCTCATTGGTTTTTTAGTTCAGTTTCTTAAGACTGGAAAAAAGCCGCCCAAGCCTCAAAAGG ACTTTCTCAACAAGCATTATTCAATGGGATCGCCATTTTACTCAGCTCCTGATCAGGATGACATAGAAATGACTGAACTGCTAATGGAGCAAGGCCAAGCATCTCTGACCCCATCACAAACTATGGAACACACTCCAAAGGGGTCCTCTTTGCTACTGGAAGATTACTATCCAAGCGTGCatttgattgaccgtattccagaatag
- the LOC138019454 gene encoding BTB and MATH domain-containing protein 36-like: protein MAATSYPPHFSESWKLSDVVLFVEDQRFHVHRGVLAFWSPVFERMFTTDFKEKDNGEIYLPGKKASEFEEMLQMMYPSLEEKLITKRNCYFLFELAHEYQIDPIVQKCVNLMVSMVKSRKVEDVLGMLIYAQKYEIKSLISICISEARRLTLTQLKMHGKRDQIESDNYSQIAEGIIQRLEEQCTDVKVTCQEKLRQEY, encoded by the exons ATGGCGGCTACAAGCTACCCTCCACATTTCTCAGAGTCATGGAAGTTGAGTGATGTCGTTCTTTTTGTTGAAGATCAAAGATTCCACGTTCATCGAGGCGTTCTTGCCTTTTGGTCTCCTGTCTTCGAGAGAATGTTCACAACAGATTTCAAGGAGAAAGATAACGGTGAAATCTATCTTCCCGGAAAAAAAGCAAGCGAATTCGAGGAAATGTTGCAGATGATGTATCCATCCCTAGAAGAGAAGTTAATCACCAAAAGAAATTGTTACTTCCTGTTTGAACTTGCTCATGAATACCAAATAGATCCCATTGTTCAGAAGTGTGTTAATCTCATGGTTTCTATGGTTAAAAGCAGGAAAGTGGAGGACGTGTTGGGTATGTTGATCTACGCTCAAaaatacgaaataaaatcactgaTATCGATATGTATCAGTGAGGCACGTAGATTAACTTTAACACAATTAAAGATGCACGGAAAGCGTGATCAAATTGAATCAGACAACTATTCGCAGATTGCTGAAGGAATTATACAACGCCTTGAGGAACAATGTACAGATGTAAAGGTTACTTGCCAGGAGAAACTGAGACAA GAATATTGA